The DNA segment GGCGTAATAGTAATAAGAGATAATGGTAAGATATACCCGGTACTTAAAGCCGAGGAATTGGGTATAAAAGGTAGCCATAACCTAGAAAATGCTTTGGCAGCTGCTTGTGTTGCTTGGATAACAAGGATTAATTTAAATAATATGGCAGAGACGATGAAGGATTTCCGCGGCGTGGAGCATCGCTTAGAATTTGTGGCAAATATTGATGGTATAAAGTTTATTAATGATTCTAAAGCTACAAATCCCGATGCCGCTCAAAAGGCTATTGAGGCGTTGGAAGAACCTATTGTGCTCATAGCCGGCGGATATGACAAGAAGAGTGATTATAGTGATTTTATAAAAACGTTTAAAGGAAAAGTTAAAAAACTAATCTTAATAGGTGATACGGCTTCTATTATAGAAGATACTGCTATAAAACATGGTTTTTTTGACATTGAAAAAGCTAACTCATTGCAAGATGCTGTAAAATCTGCTTATAATGCAGCTGCAGCAGGTGATGTAGTGCTTTTATCACCAGCTTGCGCTAGTTGGGATATGTTTGAAAGCTTTGAAGAAAGGGGACGGATTTTTAAAGAAACAGTGCATTCTTTAAAGAGGTGAAGGAGCGATGCGTATGTCCCGAAAGCCGCCTGATTTTGCTATCCTTTTTGCAGTTTTAGCCTTAACGTGTTTTGGAATGATAATGGTCTTTAGTTCCAGCAGTGTAAGGGCGTATTATTATTTTAATGATAGTTTCTATTTTTTAAAGCGTCAACTCATCTGGTCTGTTTTAGGATTTATTGCAATGGTTTTTTTTATGAATTATGATTATTGGAAGATAAAGCAGTATGAAAAACCAATTGTTTTTGTTATGATTTTATTATTAATCTTAGTTCTCATTCCTGGAATTGGCAAAATAGTTAATGATGCACGGCGCTGGATTGGCGTAGGAAATTTAACGTTGCAGCCCTCGGAAATTGCAAAACTGGGCATGATTATATATCTTTCTTGTGGCCTGGAAAGGAAAGGAGATAAAATTAAATCTTTTTTTATAGGTATTCTCCCATTTCTAATAGTAATGGGATGTGTATGTGGTTTAATTCTTAAGGAACCTCATCTAAGTGCGGCAGTGCTTATAGGGATGACGACACTTGTAATACTGTTTGTCGCAGGGGCTAGAATTATACACATGGCAAGTTTGGGGATTGTAGGTTCCGCTTTGGCACTAGTGCTAATCGTTAAGAAACCTTACAGACTCAGAAGGCTTCTTTCATTTTTAGATCCATGGAAGAATCCCAGCGATGGAGGATATCATATCATACAGTCCTTATATGCACTGGGTTCAGGAGGCTTAATTGGGGTAGGTCTTGGCAGAAGCAGACAAAAATTTTTTTATCTTCCGGAGCCACAAACAGATTTTATATTTTCGGTTATAGGTGAAGAATTAGGCTTTTTAGGAGCAGCCTTTGTAATATTGTTGTTCATGTTTTTCATTTGGAGGGGTTACAGAATAGCTATGTCAGCCCCGGATATGTTCGGAAAATTGGTGGCAACAGGCATAACTACACTTATAACACTGCAGTTTTTAATAAATGTAGCCGTTGTAACAGCTTCGGTGCCTGTAACAGGAATGCCTCTACCCTTTATAAGTTATGGCGGTTCTTCACTGACTATTACTATGTCCCAGGTAGGTATTTTATTAAATATTTCCAAATATACGGAGGTTAAGTGAAATGCCCCCCAAAAAAAATAAGAAAATTATCTTGGCAGGTGGTGGTACAGGCGGGCATATTTACCCTGCCATAGCTATTGCAACAGGGTTGAAACAGGAATTTCCGGATTCTGATATTCTTTTTATTGGAACAAACAAAGGTCTTGAAAAGGAATTGGTTAAAAAAGCCGGATTTTCCTTAAAAACCATAAGAGTAAAAGGCTTTCAAAGAAAACTATCTTTTGATACAATTATATCCGTTAAGGAACTGGCACTTAGCGCTATAGATTCAGTTAACATAATAAAGAAAGAAAAACCGGATATAGTTATTGGGACAGGAGGATATGTAGCTGGTCCCGTAGTGTTTTTTGCCTCACTTATGGGAGTTCATACCGCTATTCACGAACAAAATGTTACACCGGGTATAACAAATAGAATTTTATCTAAGTTTGTTGAGAAAGTTTTTATCAGTTTTCCGGATTCGCTGAAGTATTTTCCCAAAAATAAGACAGTGCTAACAGGAAATCCAGTACGAAACGAAATTACTAAAAGTATACGCTCCCAAGCTTTAAAAAAGTTTGGATTACTATTAAATATTCCTACAGTACTCTGTTTTGGAGGCAGTCAGGGAGCCGCGCGCTTAAATGATGCTATTCTTTATATTATTAACGAAATTAAAGATACAAAACGATTTCAACTGATACATATCACAGGAATAAATCATTATGAAAAGACAATAGACTTGTTAGCAAATAAAGGGATAGATTTAAGTAAGTTAGGGCACATTATTATAAGGCCATATATTCATGAGATGCAAGACGCTTATGCTGTTGCTGATTTAGTTATTTCAAGAGCAGGAGCGCTTAGCATATCAGAATTGAATGCATGTGGCAAACCGGCAATTTTAATCCCACTTCCTACAGCAGCTAACCGTCACCAGGATTTCAACGCTAAGTTTATGGAGGAAAACGGTGCTGCTATAGTTATTTCTGAAGCAAGTCTTTCAGGGGAAAAGCTTCTTGACACAATTAGTAATATTATTTTTGACCAAAAACGTTTACATCAGATGGCGGCAGCTAGCAAGAACTTAGCAAGAGAGGATGCACTTGAAAAGATTTTAGCCGAGATAGTGAAATTGGTAAAGTAAGTGAAATATTTACTTAAGTTATACAGTATGTTAATATAAATTTGTACAAGTGCTATGATAGTAACACCTTAATTTTTTTTGCATAATATATTATATATAATAATTGTTTGGTCTCATGGAAGGAGCGAATGATTTGACAGGAAATAGTAATCGAATTCATTTTATCGGAATTGGCGGCACAGGCATGAGTGGTATAGCAAAAATTTTGATGAATATGGGATATACCGTTTCAGGTTCCGATTTAAAAGTATCAGAAGCCTTAATTCGACTTAGAGATGCCGGCGCCCGGGTCTTTATTGGTCATAACGCCTCAAATGTTGAAGGAGCTGATATAGTAGTTGTATCATCTGCCATACCAAAGGCAAATCCGGAATATATAAGAGCTATTGAATCCAATATTCCCGTAATACATCGAGCCGATATGCTGAGCTTATTGATGACTCCTAAAAAAGGAATTGCCATAACCGGAGCTCATGGGAAAACAACAACTACTTCGATGATTTCATTAATAATGGAAAAAAATGGATTCGATCCTACTGTCATAATAGGCGGAGAATTGAATGATATAGGTGGAAATGCCACTTTGGGAAAAGGAGAGTATTTGGTAGCTGAAGCTGATGAAAGTGATGGCTCTTTCATGAAACTACATCCACATATAGCAGTTATTACAAATATAGAAAACGATCATATGGATTATTACAAAAATATGAATTCGATGAAGAAAGCATTTAAAAAATTTATAGATAATGTGAACAAAGACGGATTTATTATTTTTGGTAATGATAATAAGCACGTTCAGGAATTGGTAAAAGAAACCAATAAAGAGTATTATACCGTTGGAATTAATTATCCGTCGGATTTTATGGCGAAAAATGTTAAAATGAATGGATTAATAACACATTTTGACGTATGTTTTAGAGAAAAATTATTGGGCAAAGTCGAACTACATGTACCCGGCCTTCATAATATACTTAATGCAACCACTGCTATAGCCGTAGGAAATCGCATAGGTATTGATATGGAAGGTATGATTGAAGCAATAAAAACATTTCGAGGGGTACAGCGAAGGTTTCAAATCATCAGTGATATCAGAGGGATAAAAGTTATCGATGATTATGCACATCATCCCACAGAAATAAAAGCTACGCTGAGAGCTGCTAGAAACTGTAATCCTAAAAAAATCTATGCAATTTTCCAACCTCATAGGTATACCAGAACTCAATTGTTGGCAGAAGAATTTGGAGCTGCATTTATAGATGCAGATGAGGTAATAATTACCAGCATTTATAGTGCCGGTGAACAGCCGATAAAAGGGGTATCTTCTGCACTTATAATCAATTCGTTGAAAAGAAATGAGAAAAATGTTGTATTTATAGAGAATAAAGAAGATATTGCGGACTATATACTTGATAGAGCTATGCCGGGAGATTATATTTTAACTATAGGGGCGGGAGATATAAATAAGATTGCCTATAATATTGCAGATAAGTTAGAAGCTTGCCCGAAGGAGGTAATTGGTGAATTTCGGGAGGTGAATTAAGCGGGATGTATATTATAAAGGGCGGAGAAACTCTTTATGGGAAAATAAGGGTTCAAGGTTCAAAAAACTCCAGTCTCCCAATATTAGCCGCAAGCATATTAAATGGACGAAAAAATACAATTAGAGATGTGCCAAAAATTAAAGATATTGCGGTAATGACTGAAATTTTGTCATATCTTGGTGCTGATATAATTAGAGATAATAATCTAATGGTAGTTGATTCTGGAAATGTTAACTGTTCTGATGTTCCCGAACACCTAATGAGAGAAATGCGTTCATCTATAGTTCTTATGGGTGCCTTGCTGGGGAGATTTGGTAAGGCTAAGGTTTCATACCCCGGCGGATGCGAAATAGGACCTAGGCCAATTGACTTGCATCTAAAAGGTCTTGCTCAGATGGGTGTGGAATTTGGTGAAGGTCATGGCTTTATTTATGCAAAAACCGATAAGCTAAGGGGTGCGGATATTCACCTTGATTTTCCAAGTGTGGGGGCTACGGAGAATATAATGTTGGCAGGAGTACTTGCACAAGGAACTACTATAATAAGAAATGTGGCAAAAGAACCGGAAATCGTAGATTTACAAAATTTTTTAAACCGAATGGGAGCAAACATAAAAGGTGCAGGTACCGATACTATAAAAATAGAAGGATGTAAAATCGACGATTTGCAGCAGGTAGAGGATTACACAATAATTCCCGATAGAATTGCTGCCGGAACATATCTTGTAGCAGCGGCCATCACGAATGGCCATATCTGGCTCACAAATGTTATTGCCGAACACGTGGAACCTATTTTGGCTAAATTGAGAGAAATGGGCTGTATGATAAATTGCAGCAATGGTGTAATTGAGTTATATGTAAATAAGCCATTAAATTCGCTAGACAGCTTGAGAACATTGCCGTATCCGGGTTTTCCCACAGATATGCAAGCACCGATGATGGCTCTTTTGTCAACAGTAGAAGGCACATCGATTCTTGTGGAAACTGTTTTTGAAAATAGATTTAAACATGCACAGGAGCTCAGAAGAATGGGAGCAAATATCTCCATAAACGGTAACACTGCAATAATCAAAGGGGTTGACAAACTTACCGGTGCCATGGTGGAAGCAAAAGATCTTCGTGCAGGTGCAGCACTTATAATAGCTGCTTTAGCTGCAGAAGGAGAAACATATGTGGAAGGTGTATGCCATATAGAACGAGGATATGAAAACATAGAAGACAATTTAGCGGCTCTAGGTGCTAAAATTGTCAAAAAAGACTAAATAAAGCATAAATATTCATAATGTGATATAATTTACTGCAAAAACAGTCTTTTTTATTTGCGGTAAATATTATTTTCTATTGAAAAAAAGGACAAGTGGTCGTTATGTACGAACGAAATCAAACCAGATATAATATTCATCATAATAGAATAAAAAGGAAAATCAACTATAAAAGACTATTGTTACCGATTAGTTTTTTATGTATAATAACATTGATACTAATAGCATCCAGCTCTCTTTTTGCCATTGAAGATATTAAAGTGAAAGGTAACAACAATATATCTACCAAGGAAATATTAAAGTCAATCAATTATTATATGGGTGTAAATTTATTAACCGTTAAACCCAGGCAGGTAAAAGAAGCCATACAAGAAACGATGCCTATTGAGGATGTTATTGTAAAGTATGAGCTTCCGCATACTCTTATTCTTGAAATAAAAGAAAGAGAGATTTCGGCTGCTTTAAATTACTTGGATGGTTTTGTATTAATAGATTCTAACGGCTTCATTGTCAAACTGGCATCAAAGCTTGAAAATTATTCAGTACCAATAGTGACTGGCCTTAAAGTAGTTAAGGCAAAAGTTGCAGAAAAACCGTTGTTAGAAGAAAATACAGCTCATTTTAAAGTACTGCTTAGTCTGATTGAATCGTTAAAACCAATATTACAAGAACTCTCAGAAATCAATATTGTGGTTGATGACAATCACAATGCAAACTTTTATTTATATACTTTGGATGGATACCAAGTTTTTTTAGGTGAATTTAATGATAAAAAAATAACAATTCTACAGACCTTGCTGCAAGATGTAAGAAAAAAGGGTATGGGAACAGGTTTGTTAGACATAAGTCATAATACACCAATTTTTAAACCCTTTCATATAGAACCCGAGGAGGAGAAGGAATAAATTATGAAAGATACTACTAAAGCACATTTTGCTATATCTGTCGTCTGCTTTATATTAGGTATGTTGCTTGTAGCTCAATTTAGAAGTGTTCAAATAAGCGGTGGTACTGCAATTTCCCTTCAAAGAGCTCAAGAGCTGTCTACACAACTAAAAACCGTTACAGAGGAACGAGATATGTATAAAAAGGAGTTATTAGAACTTAGAAATAGACTTGCTGAGTACGAAAATGCAGCCTCTAAAACAAGCAGCTTGACTGAAACTATGAAAAAGGAATTGGAAAAAGTTCGAATGTTAGCAGGACTAACGGCAGGAACTGGGCAAGGCGTAATTATTACTCTCGATGATAGTAATTTGCCACGACAGCCCGGTGAAGACCCAAACTTGTTTTTGATTCATGATGAGGACCTTTTAAAAGTAATTAATGAGTTGTTTGCTGCAGGTGCAGAGGCGATTTCGGTAAACGGGCAACGTATTATAGCCAATAGTGAGATAAGATGTGTAGGGCCCACTATTATTATTAATTCAGTAAAACTTGCACCACCTTTTATTATTCAAGCTATAGGTGATCCTGATATACTAGAAACTTCCCTTAAAATGCGAGGGGGAGTTATCGAATCGCTACAGGTTTTTGGGATACAAATAAATATAAAAAAGCAGGATAAAATTGACATGCCGGCTTATACCGGGCCGATTCAGTTTAAATATTTCGAACCTGTTAAGGCAGGTGAAATGTAAACATGATGATATATCCGTTTATAGGTTTTGCCTTGGGTTTACTGGTTGGTTTTAAATTGCCTATTTCGGTACCTGTTATATATGCACCTTATGTTTCGATTTCAATCCTAGCTGCTTTAGATTCGGTCCTTGGCGGTATAAAGGCGATGGAGGAAGATAATTTTGACACTAGTATATTTGTATCGGGTTTTTTTATCAACACTCTTATGGCAGGATTTTTAGCTTATTTTGGAGACCGACTGGGGATACAGTTGTATCTTGCTGCGATTTTTGCTTTTGGTGTAAGGATATTCCAAAATCTTGCGATTATACGCCGCAGCATAATTAAAAGATTATTTTCTAAAAATAATTAAAAATAAAAAGGAAAATTTGGTTTGCATATAGAACTTTTAATAATTAAAGCAACCTGCCCGAGAGGGAAGGGGAGGTGTAAAGTTGGGAAAAGGCAACATTATAGCTAGTTTAGACCTTGGAACTTCTAAGACATGCTGCATGGTAGGAGAAATAACTCGCTCAGGCGATATAGATATTTTAGGATATGGTATTTCTGAAGCTTTAGGAATCAAAAAAGGTGTAGTAATTAATATTGATTTAGTGGTTCAAAGTATATTAAAGGCCGTTAATATTGCAGAACAAATGTCAAATACAAAAATAAGCCATGTAGCTGTAGGACTATCAGGAGGTAATATTTCGCTCTTGACAAATCGAGGGGTTGTTGCTATTCCCAGAAATGAAAGTGAAATAACACCTCAAGATGTAGAAAGAGTGATTCAAGCTGCAAAAATAATGGCTATACCCTATGACAGAGAAATTATAGATGTAATACCACGAGAGTTTATCGTAGACGGATGTGATGGTATAAAGGATCCGGTTGGTATGGCGGGAACAAGGCTGGAGGTTTCCGCATGCATCGTTTTAGGTCTTTTGACAGCAGTACAAAACATTGTCAGATGTGTGCAAAGGGCTGGCTTATCTGTGGAATCTATGATTCTAAGACCTTTAGCGGCAGCCGAAATGCTGCTTACGGAAGACGAAATGGATATGGGGGTAGTGCTAGTAGATGTAGGTGCGGGTACCACAGAAATTGCTGTTTTTCAAGAGGGATGTATAACTGGTTATGACATGATTCCTATAGGTGGGGATCTTATTACAAATGATATAGCTATTGGATTACGATTACCATATTCTTATGCTGAAGAAATCAAGCGTAAATATGCGTGTGCATTGCCGCATATGGCATCTGACAAGCCTGATATAGAAATCCAGAGTTTAGGAGATTCTTTTTCAAGAAAAATTTCACAGAAAGATTTAACTGCAGTTGTGGAACCGCGTGTCCAAGAAATTCTATCTTATATTACCAGAAGCATAAAAGACTTTGATCTTAAAGCTATACTGCCTGCCGGCATTGTTTTTACAGGAGGAGGCTTAGTACATATACAAGGGGCTATGGAAATGTCTCAACAATTGCTGAATTTACCTGTTAGGTTAGGGACCACTGATTCCTATGACAGAGATCAGACTTTTACAATAGCTTTGGGTTTACTGAACTATCTTATAAAGCATAGGGCTTTTGATTTAAGTTCAACTACGAAAGAAAGAACGGCTTATGGACTTCTAGAAAGAGTAAAGAGGATATTAAGAGAGTATTTTTAAAGTTTGGGAGGTATTAACGTGTTAGATTTTGATGTTGAGATGGAACAATTCGCGAATATCAAGGTAATAGGAATTGGTGGTGGCGGTAATAATGCAATAAATCGAATGATAGATGCAGGCCTGAAGGGAGTAGAGTTCATTTCGGTTAATACTGATGCCCAGGCTCTTTACTTATCCAAAGCCGACAAAAAGATACAAATTGGTGAGAAACTCACTAAAGGCCTTGGTGCAGGAGCCAACCCCGAAATTGGCAAGAAAGCGGCAGAAGAGAGTAAGGATATAGTTGAAGAAGCTCTTGGTGGTGCCGATATGATTTTCATTACTGCAGGAATGGGCGGAGGAACCGGAACCGGTGCTGCACCGGTAATTGCTGAGATATCTAAAAGTCTCGGCATATTGACAGTTGGTGTAGTAACAAAACCTTTCTCATTTGAAGGCAAAAAGCGAATGGCCAACGCAGAACTAGGAATAAGTGATATAAAGAATAATGTTGATACTTTAATTACTATCCCCAATGATAGGCTTTTATCAATAGCAGAAAAGAAGACTTCAATGATTGATGCTTTTAAAATGGCGGATGACATACTTAGACAAGGAGTTCAAGGTATTTCTGATTTAATCGCTGTGCCAGGCTTGATTAATTTAGATTTTGCCGATGTAAGGACGATAATGTTGAGCACGGGTCTAGCTCATATGGGAATCGGTAAAGGCTCCGGAGAGAGCCGAGCTATTGAAGCTGCAAAACAAGCCATATCAAGTCCTTTACTGGAAACATCCATAGACGGCGCAAAAGGTGTACTGCTGAACATTACAGGAGGAGCAAATCTTGGTTTGCTTGAAGTTAATGAGGCTGCTGAACTTATATCGTCAGTTGCTGACCCGGAAGCTAATATAATATTTGGAGCAGTTATCGATGAAAAACTACAGGATGAAATAAGAATTACGGTTATTGCGACAGGTTTTGAAACCGTAAAAGAAAAGCCTTTAGAAATAGAAGAATTTGAAGTTGGACAATTTATGGACGAAGACCTTGAGATTCCTGCATTTTTGAGGAAGAATAGAAAAAGATAGGAGCGCAAAAAAGCGCTCTTTTTTTTTATGCAATAAATTAAGAAGTGACATTTTTTTAATAAACATGATGTTAAAATAATCATAATGGATTAAAAAAATGCATATAAATTTTTTATAGGCTGGTCTTGTTAAGAGGTGGACATATGATTCTTTACTTTGATGTTGTTTTGTTTATAAATCTAATTATGAATTATGTAATATTGTACCTTGT comes from the Tepidanaerobacter acetatoxydans Re1 genome and includes:
- the murG gene encoding undecaprenyldiphospho-muramoylpentapeptide beta-N-acetylglucosaminyltransferase; this translates as MPPKKNKKIILAGGGTGGHIYPAIAIATGLKQEFPDSDILFIGTNKGLEKELVKKAGFSLKTIRVKGFQRKLSFDTIISVKELALSAIDSVNIIKKEKPDIVIGTGGYVAGPVVFFASLMGVHTAIHEQNVTPGITNRILSKFVEKVFISFPDSLKYFPKNKTVLTGNPVRNEITKSIRSQALKKFGLLLNIPTVLCFGGSQGAARLNDAILYIINEIKDTKRFQLIHITGINHYEKTIDLLANKGIDLSKLGHIIIRPYIHEMQDAYAVADLVISRAGALSISELNACGKPAILIPLPTAANRHQDFNAKFMEENGAAIVISEASLSGEKLLDTISNIIFDQKRLHQMAAASKNLAREDALEKILAEIVKLVK
- a CDS encoding DUF881 domain-containing protein, which produces MKDTTKAHFAISVVCFILGMLLVAQFRSVQISGGTAISLQRAQELSTQLKTVTEERDMYKKELLELRNRLAEYENAASKTSSLTETMKKELEKVRMLAGLTAGTGQGVIITLDDSNLPRQPGEDPNLFLIHDEDLLKVINELFAAGAEAISVNGQRIIANSEIRCVGPTIIINSVKLAPPFIIQAIGDPDILETSLKMRGGVIESLQVFGIQINIKKQDKIDMPAYTGPIQFKYFEPVKAGEM
- the murC gene encoding UDP-N-acetylmuramate--L-alanine ligase gives rise to the protein MTGNSNRIHFIGIGGTGMSGIAKILMNMGYTVSGSDLKVSEALIRLRDAGARVFIGHNASNVEGADIVVVSSAIPKANPEYIRAIESNIPVIHRADMLSLLMTPKKGIAITGAHGKTTTTSMISLIMEKNGFDPTVIIGGELNDIGGNATLGKGEYLVAEADESDGSFMKLHPHIAVITNIENDHMDYYKNMNSMKKAFKKFIDNVNKDGFIIFGNDNKHVQELVKETNKEYYTVGINYPSDFMAKNVKMNGLITHFDVCFREKLLGKVELHVPGLHNILNATTAIAVGNRIGIDMEGMIEAIKTFRGVQRRFQIISDIRGIKVIDDYAHHPTEIKATLRAARNCNPKKIYAIFQPHRYTRTQLLAEEFGAAFIDADEVIITSIYSAGEQPIKGVSSALIINSLKRNEKNVVFIENKEDIADYILDRAMPGDYILTIGAGDINKIAYNIADKLEACPKEVIGEFREVN
- the ftsA gene encoding cell division protein FtsA, with product MGKGNIIASLDLGTSKTCCMVGEITRSGDIDILGYGISEALGIKKGVVINIDLVVQSILKAVNIAEQMSNTKISHVAVGLSGGNISLLTNRGVVAIPRNESEITPQDVERVIQAAKIMAIPYDREIIDVIPREFIVDGCDGIKDPVGMAGTRLEVSACIVLGLLTAVQNIVRCVQRAGLSVESMILRPLAAAEMLLTEDEMDMGVVLVDVGAGTTEIAVFQEGCITGYDMIPIGGDLITNDIAIGLRLPYSYAEEIKRKYACALPHMASDKPDIEIQSLGDSFSRKISQKDLTAVVEPRVQEILSYITRSIKDFDLKAILPAGIVFTGGGLVHIQGAMEMSQQLLNLPVRLGTTDSYDRDQTFTIALGLLNYLIKHRAFDLSSTTKERTAYGLLERVKRILREYF
- the spoVE gene encoding stage V sporulation protein E, encoding MRMSRKPPDFAILFAVLALTCFGMIMVFSSSSVRAYYYFNDSFYFLKRQLIWSVLGFIAMVFFMNYDYWKIKQYEKPIVFVMILLLILVLIPGIGKIVNDARRWIGVGNLTLQPSEIAKLGMIIYLSCGLERKGDKIKSFFIGILPFLIVMGCVCGLILKEPHLSAAVLIGMTTLVILFVAGARIIHMASLGIVGSALALVLIVKKPYRLRRLLSFLDPWKNPSDGGYHIIQSLYALGSGGLIGVGLGRSRQKFFYLPEPQTDFIFSVIGEELGFLGAAFVILLFMFFIWRGYRIAMSAPDMFGKLVATGITTLITLQFLINVAVVTASVPVTGMPLPFISYGGSSLTITMSQVGILLNISKYTEVK
- the ftsZ gene encoding cell division protein FtsZ; this translates as MLDFDVEMEQFANIKVIGIGGGGNNAINRMIDAGLKGVEFISVNTDAQALYLSKADKKIQIGEKLTKGLGAGANPEIGKKAAEESKDIVEEALGGADMIFITAGMGGGTGTGAAPVIAEISKSLGILTVGVVTKPFSFEGKKRMANAELGISDIKNNVDTLITIPNDRLLSIAEKKTSMIDAFKMADDILRQGVQGISDLIAVPGLINLDFADVRTIMLSTGLAHMGIGKGSGESRAIEAAKQAISSPLLETSIDGAKGVLLNITGGANLGLLEVNEAAELISSVADPEANIIFGAVIDEKLQDEIRITVIATGFETVKEKPLEIEEFEVGQFMDEDLEIPAFLRKNRKR
- the murA gene encoding UDP-N-acetylglucosamine 1-carboxyvinyltransferase yields the protein MYIIKGGETLYGKIRVQGSKNSSLPILAASILNGRKNTIRDVPKIKDIAVMTEILSYLGADIIRDNNLMVVDSGNVNCSDVPEHLMREMRSSIVLMGALLGRFGKAKVSYPGGCEIGPRPIDLHLKGLAQMGVEFGEGHGFIYAKTDKLRGADIHLDFPSVGATENIMLAGVLAQGTTIIRNVAKEPEIVDLQNFLNRMGANIKGAGTDTIKIEGCKIDDLQQVEDYTIIPDRIAAGTYLVAAAITNGHIWLTNVIAEHVEPILAKLREMGCMINCSNGVIELYVNKPLNSLDSLRTLPYPGFPTDMQAPMMALLSTVEGTSILVETVFENRFKHAQELRRMGANISINGNTAIIKGVDKLTGAMVEAKDLRAGAALIIAALAAEGETYVEGVCHIERGYENIEDNLAALGAKIVKKD
- a CDS encoding cell division protein FtsQ/DivIB — encoded protein: MYERNQTRYNIHHNRIKRKINYKRLLLPISFLCIITLILIASSSLFAIEDIKVKGNNNISTKEILKSINYYMGVNLLTVKPRQVKEAIQETMPIEDVIVKYELPHTLILEIKEREISAALNYLDGFVLIDSNGFIVKLASKLENYSVPIVTGLKVVKAKVAEKPLLEENTAHFKVLLSLIESLKPILQELSEINIVVDDNHNANFYLYTLDGYQVFLGEFNDKKITILQTLLQDVRKKGMGTGLLDISHNTPIFKPFHIEPEEEKE
- a CDS encoding small basic family protein is translated as MIYPFIGFALGLLVGFKLPISVPVIYAPYVSISILAALDSVLGGIKAMEEDNFDTSIFVSGFFINTLMAGFLAYFGDRLGIQLYLAAIFAFGVRIFQNLAIIRRSIIKRLFSKNN